A stretch of DNA from Apis cerana isolate GH-2021 linkage group LG8, AcerK_1.0, whole genome shotgun sequence:
ActttcgaaagatttttccAAGCGTGCGATATTATGCATTTCGCGGTCAACTTCGTACATTTCGAGAATGTTCTTCGAGCATGTAATTCCGCCCCGAAACGGAtgcattagaaattttaaaacggaAAAgtaatcgatcgaaagaaaagatttcaaCTTGCCGCTATTCGCGATACGAGTAATGAAAGGATACGCGAGATATTGGGGAAACGGAGCTCCATCGGGCGACGCGTTCCGAGACACATTCGAATCACGTTCCCAGGTTTCGTTGCTAGGAGGGGCAGGGTATTTCCAAGCTTGTCGCGCGGCTTGACGGAGGAAACAAGGGAGGGCCCGGCTAATTCGAGAAAGGGGACGGACGGTTGTTCATCTCGTTCGACAGCTGCCTGTCGGAATCAAAAAGACGCTTTAATCCAAATACCGCGACATTAATGGAAAGCCAACTGGAATATCCGATTTTTCGCGTCTTCTCTTAACAGTCGGCGAAATGTTCGTTCGAATATGTTCGAAAAAACAATTCCACCCGTATTCTTCCCCGTGTGAATTATtcatggaaaaaagaaggagaaaaattggacggatattttaatatccttcCTGGCGTCTCCTTAATGTATCCGTGTCACGTTCATCCGACTTTCGCAACTAATCTCGTCGATCCAATGACCGTCCCGTCGTTGGAAGGTCCAACAGTTCCTTCCTTACAGCCAGACCAAGTTTTCGATTAATCGTAAACATGCGAGCAAAGAAGAATCTCGAGTGCGTACAAAGTAAATGgttcaaagagagagagagtttcgcAATTACAAGCACATCTCGTCCACAACTCCCTACGAAACTTTCCTTCGACGGACAAATGACCCGCGAGGATccacccctcctcctcctcgatcggGTTTCGGACATTTCAACGGAGGGAGAACCTTGAAGGGAACTTATCGAAAATAACCCCAAGGCTTGTGGATCTTTGGGCCGTAACTCAAACCAGAGACGAGGGAATCAAAGGACGATGATATCACGGCATCGTTAAACCGGATGATCGAGCAACTGGATACAGCAACATCGTTAATCCCTGTTTACCCAAGAATCGTTCTATATACAGGGATCGTGAGATCTTCCAAGATCTCCCCTTCCCAATCGCATCGAAATCTTGATGCAATTTGGGTCAAGCCCGCCTATCCCACGTCTATTCCAATCGAGCCTACTATTCCACGCGAGTGGCTCGAATCCTCGCCTCGagccagagagaaagagacaggGAGGGGAGGCGAGAGGGTGGATAGATGCTAGATACGAAAAGTTTCAGAAGGCTGGTTCTGAAAAAAGTGGGGGATGGAAAAGGATCTGCGTTGGAATTCGAAGCGAGTCGAATCGCGAGAGAGGCGAAATTGGTAGGTGGTAATCTTAGCCGGGGCGCGGTTCGAATTCACTTAAACCCCCACCCTCCCTTTCCGAGATTCCTCTCTTTCGAGTCACTTGCCGAGAAAGATCTCGTCTGGCCGTCAGTGAAAAACGTTTGAAAGGGGATAGGAAAGAGCGCGAGGAGAAGCGCGGAAATTGGAAGCTTCTATGCCGGCCTCCCCCCCGACTTGGCCCTCTCCCGCCACGGTTGAACAAGGTAAACCGGTTAAAAGCGGCGATGCACCGGCGAGCAATATCCGTGAGAAGTCGAGATCCACCACCTTTCTTTCGATCGCGAGTGGCTGGACGATGGCTTCGAAATCTTCGAGACCGAAGAGGTCGACGAGGCGAAAAGGAGATGAAGAAACGAGAGGAGCCGAGTGGAAATGAAATAGCGATGGGATCGAGCATCGATGCGATGCTTATTCGATAAAGGTTAACACGTATCTGCGAATGCTTTCGGTTTCGTCGTCCCCCCTCTCTCTGCtataatttcgatgaaaacaaagaattaaatcaaatGTGGATATTggattgtatatatacatatatatatatataaatacaatataatatgtcACGATCGAATACGAGAacgataacaataacaatcaaATATTCCGCACTTAACTTTCGTTCAATGTGCtggatttattttcattgttgtTAGCACCGTTGTTGTTATTTGACGATGATGCTACTTTATcttcctttaatttttttcgtcgataaaaatcttatcgAGACGAATATCaggaataataaagaatattcgtgtaattttttttgaatccaAATTTGGAAATCGGTTTCGTCGTtcatttccaataataataatttcttgacGTGTAATCAAAATCTAGGTAAAGTGAGGTTTTTAGAACCAATTTTAAGAATGCGTGCGAACAATTTATCGCGGCGATACTGTTTATTTATACGATGTATTTTCCAAAGAATATGATACAGTAATTTAACCCAGGAATTCGCGAAAGATATCGTTGGTTAAATTAAATGCGGACACATCGTAggtcgatcgatttttcgaccGGCGAATTTAACGTTCTCATTTTCGAATGGAACGTTTAATAATACGTAAGttggtatatatttaatggaaATCTTGAGTTTAACGTTTAAATCCATCGATGATGAAAATGATACGACGGAGTAACAacattttccaaaaaagaaaatgagaaaataatttcaccgTGTTTTAGATTTCTACATCATATTCGTTTAAATCCTTTAAATCTTCTTCATAattttccctctcttcctGTCCTTTTcagattaaaaaagtattttcttttcattgttATCCAATATACAGGCTCTTTCACTTAACTTTATCACCTGAAATATCTTtgcctttattaaaaattcataaagatATTCTCTGGAAAAGTTGTGTAGCACCGCGACGGTATTCAACGCACGAtggaaatattctattatgaaagattttaCAATAGAATCgtattgaatttattcttaactttttagacgatagaattttataacacaataattttaatcggttgttcgaaaaagagaaaaatcaaaaggGACGGGAAATTCCATTACTCGTAATCACattcatgaaatttcaattattatcccCGTGTCAATaccaaaaattttccattcaaaATGTAAACCGATGACCAAAtaataaccaaaaaaaaaaacccgcctgaatttataaaaaaatttataaaaaaaatgcccAAGGATTAacacgaaattttaaatttcgcgtTCAATAAAAACatcactaaaaataaaaaaaatataacaaagccGCGCACGTTTCACGAGTGATAAAGTTACGTAAAATTATTCCTCCCTCCACCGATTTTTAACCCGAGATGCATCTCGATCGACTCAACCGCGACGAAACCCTGACAACGTTCCCCCTTAAAGACCCTTGCTGGAATCGAGCTCCATAGAAAATCTCCATAGGGAATCCCGAGCAATGCCCGTCGCCCAATACACGAGCTGTTACGCGTCGATTCGAACGCACGAATGAAAGAGGAGGCGGAAGCTGCTGGTGAATCCAGCCGGATGATTTTCTGTTTACCATCGGTCCGCTGTGTAACTCTCGGAATATTTCGGCGAGGGATTCGCTCTCAATTTAAACATTACTCTTCGTACGATTGGTTGACGAATGACGACGATTCCCCGAACTTCCTTGAACATCCTACAGTCGATCGATTTGGAAACCTGTCCCTTCGTGAATGAGTACTCTTTGTCGCAATTCTTTTCCGTTTCTTCGATTCGACGTCGTTTTATGACACTCGATTATCCGATAACGCgtcaaaatagtaaaaataaaagtaatttgtaAAAAGGAGTTtcgtcttttattttcttttttacatttgtcacgagttatttttgtttataggGTGTTAATAGGGTAGGTTTAATATATTCGCGATACGATTGATTTATGGAGAAATGCCAATTAAGATAATTGAATAAGCAATGTGTTCatgatgaaattattcatattcacataaattttcgttttctaattttccaattatctttagaaattacatttcttaataataatttcttcttgtaAATCACATATAATCGAAATAGCTTACccacaaaataaaaatgtgaacAGTATCGAATCTAAATTCATTCTATACAAATTCCCTTAAAagatctttcttcctttcttatcGCACACATTCCTCCATCCCTTTGAAAGCCTCGTAATTCTATTTCTGATCAAAAAGCACGGACCGcggaataaaaaggaaaaacgaatTTTCCGCTTTCAACTAAAAggcgagaaaaattgaatttcctaattaataacgataaacAAAATCTAAATGTTCATTTTCGAAAgagcattttcaaaattatcacgCGACGACGAGCTCTCCCCCACCTTTCGAAATCGTacatttgaaatttcgaaacaattcGGTTCGTTCCGCTTTCATTCGTCGCGTCGGAACAATACCGCGCCATAAAACAATACTTTTATctcatatttgttttatatccaCCGCAATCAACGTCGCGAATGAGAGACTCGACGAAAACGAggctcgatgaaaaaaaagagaagaaaaagaagaaagaaaacgtgaaacgaactgaaaagaaaaaagggggggaaaaaagggataaagagagagaagacaaAAGGAAGACGCGGGAACGTGAACGAGGCGGTGTTGAATCGAACGCAACGAAGATGCCACGATGAAAAACGAgcggttttatttataatggtcgtcgccgccgccgccgccaccaAGTTGCCCCGTTTGCGCGAGCTGCTCGACCAAACGCGTTTTTCAACTTCCGCGTTTTTACGGATTCATGACCCTGCCGAACGTTTCTCCCGTTTCATCACGGTTTCCGGCGTGGCAAAAATCTGAATTCCAGAGGACCGCAGCTCGCGAATCATTTTTACCCAGCAGATGGCCATCACAGCCATCGAAACGGCCGATTCTCCTCCGCTTTGAAACAACAATTGCTTTCAAACAGTTGCCACTCCCCGGATGTCTTTGTCTCGTTGCTCGACTTCGACGTGAGCACCAAAGAGATTTTTTAAgagattttaatgtaaatgtaatttataaagaaaaaaaaataaacaaaagaaaagaaaagaaaaggagagaggaagGTTTAATAAgcgatattttatctttttttttttttttacaggagAACAGCGTTGAAATTGGATTATAGCGAGTTATTTGATTACAACGGTTATATTGTCTTGGGACCCGAATGGGCAAAATTTTAATGGTTGAAGttaagaataaagttactttaattagtaatttattattcaaagcaTGGAATAACCGCAGTTAACTGTGCCGTCGGACAATGGAAGAACAAGTCAGctacgaataaatgttattcgagcattttaaatcgaattaccTGTTgaggtatttttttattcgaaactttAACCGATTAATTTCCCATCCCGTTATCAGTGCCGATCTCTGTTCAGAATCCATCAAGATTTTTTAACAGATGTTCCATTAGAAACTGTGTCACTATCGCTTACTGCATTCCGTCTATCAGAGAATCTatggatagaaaaaaaaatctaacaatttaagaattttaattctttctgcGACAGAATTAACAATCTCTTCGATTTGATCCGAATCAAGGACAGAAAAGTGCAAAATTACATCTCAACCCGAAAAAAATCGCGATCTATCAACCGGAGAACAGACTGAGAAAACTGAATCATCGATCGttgagaaatttattctcAAATCCTCTGATCCTCCACCGATCAAATTCCACGACGTTGTCCTCTTTCTTATCAAACAATCTTACAATCTCGAGGGGGTGGCCGCCCAACGGGTGGAAGAAATGGGGCaagtcgtaaaaaaaattgctcggCGCCCTTTGCGCCGAGGTTACGCCGTTACATATGCGGTCGATGATCGCGAGAATCGTTACGACCAAGAGAAAGCACCGGTATAAGAAAGCACGGAGAGAGGCTCCATTCGCAGGGGGCGCGTGTAAAAACACGAGGCCTTTACACTGTCGAGGGAGCAACAGCAGCAAGAGCagcatcgtcgtcgtcgtcgtcgtcgtcgcgaaGCTTTTATGGGATTACAAGCGCGGCGCTGTGTCGCCCCTCCACCCGGACAAAATAATGTCCCAGGGCAGACAGGAATTCGCGATGTTATTACCGGGTACCGGAAATGGAGGTAACGTGTCCGCGCTAATAGGCATCCGCTGACATGAACGATCACCAAGCGCGGCTCGGCTGTCTTCCATCAGACCCTCGCAAGTAGAGGACCGAGTTTTGATCCGCCTCGTTCTGGTGCATCGATCATCGTTTTCCTGCCGCTTGCAGCTCCGCTTTGATAAGAGCGGAAATTCGTCGGGGTGGTGTGAAGACCGgcggattgaaaaatttctgtaCGAGTTGTTCAAGTTGGATATTAATAGCGGCGCGAGGGCGAGAGAGGATCTCTCGTATTCGATTTGATTTCTTTCCAGTCGACGCGTGGCGGAAAATTGATCCTTTTACCGCGGTGTCTCAATTTAATTCAACAATTCGGGAAAATTTCTTCTCCtcgtttaattcaataataattttacaattttgatcatttcGTTGGCGTGGAAACGAGTTTAAtgccaattatttctttcctttctctttctctgtcgAAGTGTTTTACACGTAAAATCGTATCCTTCGTCCCAAGATTAATTGgaggaaagtaaaaaaagaaaggaggggagAGATCTCGAGAAACGAATCGATCTTTGACGCTTCGTTGATGGTATCttctatatacatacatatatacacgtgtACAATTCGTATGCCGAAAATTAGCGCACAATCGAATCGTCTGCTACATCTACTTTTGACGTGAATCCAGCACACGTACAGAATCGAGTCTATTACATGCAACGTACACCCCAACACACCCTGTTCCAATAATACCGTTTCTACAGTGTTGGGCAAAGCAATTATATAGATCGAGCGTAAGGTACACAATGCACACAGGAatggaatatgtatatatcgaaaatgCAATCGCGCAATTAGTATCGGTAGAATCGGTGCGATTACAATCAGCATCGCGTTCATTCGCTCAGCAACGTCCATTTAACAAACTAAATTTGCCTACAAGCAAAAGAAATGGATCATCTTTCTTCCCCCATcgcgattattattgtttattctcTGCAGCGGTTTCGAACCGCGCGAAAGAAATTGGCCGACGTAAACCTGGTTGGCGAACCGCGAAATAAGCGGTTTTTACGCGGCTGCAACTGCGAATGGTTTCCCGCGCTTTTTGTGTTTCGACCGCACGAACCCCCGCGTAGGCCATTTAACGAGGCGAGGTTGGTCGGGTTAGGTTGGCACCGTGTCGAAAACTTGgtatcgttgaaaaaaaaaaaaaaaaaaaagaaaacagatgCCTCTGCTCCCGCCACTATTTTTTTACCCGAAATTTACCCGCTTTTCGCGTAATTATATACAAGGATGTACGGTTCGACTCTCTCACTTGGTGAAAGGGAAGGGAAACTcgatcttaatttattttatttttttctccccctcttaTCTCTTTCAAAGAGACTGATAAGGTAAGactggaagaaaaagaagaagaagaagaagaagaggaagaaggctTTTTCGCTTTTCAAGAGTTTTCGTTAATACGAAGGTAAGTTTAAACTCACTGCCAACAGCCCCGATGGCTTAAACCAAATGGCCGCCACTTTAAGACGTAAACTTGTAGCCACCGCATGAACATTTTAAGTTATCGCCactttaaactttaaacttgCCCGGCCGCCTACGGAAAACTTATCAATTAGTAAGTTTGTATGTACTCAGATTGTTCTAAACCTGCAATTAGAACTTGGCGGAAAGTAGGGAGTCTAAACGTTATAACTGCAACTTGCTGAATTCccgttttattatcgaaagtaTCGAGCGTTTTAACGCGTGTCCCGTCCATAAACCAAACACCAATTCAgcaaagttttcttttttccttttctttttctaataagaAGAATTAACCAAGATCTCAAACCAAATCTTTccttatcgatcgaaattttgtaaaaccTTTTCCGAAACCTCGAGCGCCAATTTCGATCAGAGACGaatcgattttcaaaaattcaattatcggTGTCACGGCATCGATCCAAAGGAAATTACCTTAGATACGAGCTCTGCATATTTCCCTTTCGCATATTTTACTTCTCGATATCCGCCAGGTACACGGTGCACCTGTCGTTTCGGCTGCGGCCACGATCCGCCAGGTGCACCAGATGCGACGAAATGCCTACGCAATCGGCATGCATAATTCCACGATCGTTATTGTTGCGGGAAATCGTTGTATTCCGAACGTGTACTCTCTTGTGAGACGCGTTAAAAAGGGGAGGCGATCTATAACGGGAAGGGCCACGAAATTATTTAGCCGAGAGATCCAAGTAAGGGAGAAACTTTGTTGTTCGCAACCTGATCGATGGGGTGAAATGATGGACGATGAACGATGATCGAGAAATACGAAGAATCGCGTGGGGTAATCTCGtgggagagaggggaggaggagattcGGAGAAGTGATTAggaaaacattaattaattaattaaattcgtaaaGAGAATGGATTGTCGTCGTCCGTTCGTTCGTGCAACGTACGAAACAGTCACGGCAAGTATTTTAAGCAAAAGATGATACACGAAATATAtccctcttttcctttttcttctttattttctacatTCTATGGAAGAAAACGTGCCAAGTCTCGTGACTGGGGTTGCTAAAAATAACGAGGAAAAAATACACCGTTCACGATGTGTGTTGTTtcttgaattgaaattaataaatatccttGATACATCGAGTGAAGAATGAGAGACGCTAGTTGAAATCGTCCAACAAGTTCGTATCTCAATTATTCCTCTATAATTGAACACAAAGAGAATCCTGCTGAAGATTAAACTTTTCCACTTTTTCCATCTATTTTAATCTGCgcgtatgaatatattaaaagagaaagagtcTGAAGATCCATGGAGCACGagcgaggaaaggaaaaaaggaaggaactAGGAAACGAACTGCGAGCGAAATCGTGCGTTTCCGGTATACATCGGAAAGGCCGGACGTCACACAGACGGGTGTTCATTAGGAATCATCGACAATGTCGCCGCGGGTGACCATTTAAACGATCCACTTGATAGGATGTTTccttgcaaaattattaacatcggATCGAGCCGTTCGTTCGCCCACCGGAAACGCGTGTTAAGACACCGCACGTCggctctctttccctccccctctctcccgtCCCCTCTTCCGCCCACTCCATCCACTCCGCATTAGCTAATTAGCGTTTAATTAGAGCGTCGCGACGccaaaggaaaagaaaaagcgtCGACGACTCGCTATAATTATCCGGTTTTTGATTCATCCTTGTATCATCCCCTCTTTGTCCCCTCTTCGTATCCTTTTTCCTTCCAACTATCAGAGATACTATTGATCCCTCGAAACGTTTTCTCGCTGTCGAAACTGCGCTGCGATGCCGATGATCGTGAAGCGATTAAAAAATGGATTGTTgccgttcttctttttttttttttttttaaacgaataacaACGAGGCATGGCTCGGGAAGGGTGTCTCTCTCGCGAGGGTGTGCAATTTCTGAAAACGTCAACGAGCAGATAAGGAGTGACGTTATCATTAAGCTAAcaagaagattattaaatcGCAGCCTCGTTGCGCGGGCATCCAGCctcgttataattaaaagaggaGGGagcaggggaggggggagaacaCGAGGGCATCGTAATGGCAGTTCCTTTCTCCcttcttaatattttccagCCCGATGACGACGTCGAAGGCGGATGATAAGAGGaacgaggaaaggaagaaaatatcgtgaaagaagtgtgtatatatatagccGGTACACTCTTATTATCGGCTTCATTATCGTCCGGAACGAGGGATCGATCGCGATAATTCATCATACATAGCTCGTTTCAAACGTCTGTCTTCCCTTCTCCTCTTTCCAAAGAACAAgaatttccctttctctctttccctttttttttccccctcttcgAAATATCAACCCTCTTCTTAGATATACACATATTTCTCTCTCCATTCAAACTACTGATTCAAACACGCCAACAAATCTGCTACTTTGGAAGGGAGATGGAAAATAAAGATGGatggataaataaaatctcgaACCCTTTCCCCACAAATTCTTGTCGTTTCAGAAGGATCCAAGTACGAGGATCGCGTTGACGAAAGGAGGAGGTCGGCGATGACGAGGATGAGGAGAAGGTGTTCGAGGGAACGggggagaaaatttttcaacaggGCGACGCGACGCGCCCTCGAGCTGATCCTCCACCTTCTGCTGATCCACAACTTCGCCGGGACGGGTGGGGCCGCGGGCCAGATAGCCGAGTGCCCTCCCCCTGAGACCATCCCCGGCTGTCCCTGTTACAACTTCGACGACGGCCTTTTCCTGGAATGTGCTGGCGCCACCGAGGACACCCTGAGGAGCACCCTGCTAAGCGTTCTGAGTGTGTCCGGTGAGTGCACGAAGACTCTAGCATTCTCGAATTCCATTCTCCCGAAAAACTTTTTCGATACccaattcaattttccatGCGTCGACGGAGACGCGTTTGGAACGCGAGGGATCGTTATCATAATCGAGATAACAACGTTCCCCTCACCCTTTCGTTTGTCGGATCAATTAGCGTTTAACGGGCCGCTATGACACCGCGTTTCCAGTCTTCTCCACGAGGTCACCGTACTctgataattcgaaaataaaattcgaaaataaaaaacgacgTCGCGTTTCTTTGTTCTTGTAAGCGTAACGTTCGTTTCGTACGAATGAAAACTCGATTTGCATGGATTGGAGGGGACAAACTGATTCGCGTATAACTGCATTGTTGTCCCGTGTAACAGAAGTTTGTTACGTTGCGACGACGGTTTCACCACTAATAATTTTCCCAGCCCGGATATTTTTTAActcgaattaataattgtctCGTTTTTCTCGTGTTACCTTGCAaaatcgtgtatatatatatattcgataattgtTTTGAACAACGGAAGCTCGTCCAGAGAGtttagataataatagtttGGATAAGTAGTGGTGAAATTTAGCTCGATTCCCATTGTATCGGATCATCTTTCAAACTTCGttacaaatgtaaaattttacgacCACccagaggagagagagaagcatgaaataagataaagaataatactGCCAAAATCCGAATCCCATTGTTGAATCTCAATTTTAAGATGAAATTAATGGTTGTTGTTACGATGATTATTTTCAGGAACAGGTACGATGGTGCAATCGTTGAGCGTTTACGAGTTGGACAAAAGCGTGGAGGAGTTGAAGGAGGGCAGTTTCCCGGCTGGTTCCCAGATCAGGCATCTACAGATATCCCACTCCTCCCTTCGAGAAATTAGCGAGGGCGCGTTCGCGAATCTCAAGGACAGCCTGGAATCGTTAGCTCTGCTTTCCAGCCGTTTGCTCCACGTGCCGCAGAAATCGTTGGCCGATCTGCGTAAATTGGCCGCCCTCGACCTCGAGGCCAATTTGATACAAGATTTGTCTTCCTATTGCTTTTACGGGTTGAAACTGATGAAACTCACTCTCAAGGGTAATCAGATATCAAAGATCTCCGAGTACGCGTTCGCGGGATTGGAGGACAGCCTGAGCGATCTCGACTTAACCGAGAACAAGCTGAAGCTGTTCCCCATGGCGCCGTTGAGAAGATTAGAGAGCCTCGCCTCGCTAAGGCTCGCGTGGAACGAGATATCGGAGCTGCCTGACGATAGCTACAGCCTTCTCGGCTCCCTATTGATCCTTGACTTGAGCAGCaacaattttgagaaattgtcCGAGGATTGTTTGCGATCGTGCCCGATCCTGCACACTCTCTCGTTCTATTACAATTCGATAGAGACGATCCACAAGAACGCGTTCGTCTCCCTGAAGGAGCTCGAGTCGATCGATCTCAGCTACAACAAGATCGTGTTCCTCGACGTGGCCACGTTCAAAGGAAACGAGAGGTTGCGAAACATCGAGTTGAGCAACAATCACATTCATTACATAGGCGGTGTGTTCGCGAGGCTGCCCGAGCTTCGAGAGCTTTATTTGGCCGAGAACAACATTCTGGAAATCCCGGGGGACGCGTTCGTAGGGAGCGTGAGCCTCGCCGTTGTCTATTTGCAACAGAACGCCATCAGAAGGATCGACGGGAGGGGTCTGACCGACCTCAACCAATTGGCCCAACTACACCTGAGCAACAATTACATCGAGAAGGTGCCGCGAGAATTCCTCGAGCACTGCGAGAATCTTTCCTCCTTGTCCCTGGACGGGAACAAGATCCACGAGCTTCAACCGGGCACGTTCATAAAATTGCACCAACTCAGGGAGCTGCGGTTGCAGGACAATAACATAACCGAGGTGAAACGGGACGTCTTCACGCCCCTGCCCTCGTTGCTCGAGCTCCACTTGCAGAACAACGCCATCACCGATATGGAGACAGGGGCGTTGAGAACGTTGAACAGTCTTCAACACGTCAATCTCCAAGGAAATCAGCTCACCGTTCTGGGGGACGTGTTCCAACTGTCCGCCTCGGAATCCTCCTCCGGTGGAAGCTCGTTGGTCTCCATTCAATTGGACAGCAACGGTCTGGCCGTGTTGCACAACGACTCTCTCCGTGGCCAGGCATCGGTCAGAATCATGTGGCTCGGCCATAACAAATTGACGCATCTCCAGGCGCCGTTGTTCAGGGATTTGCTGCTCGTCGAGAGACTATACTTGACCAACAACTCGATATCCAGAATAGAGGACGGCGCCTTTCAGCCTATGCAGGCGCTCAAATTTCTCGAGCTCAGTATGAACAAGCTCAGCCACGTCACGGCGAGAACGTTCTCCGAGTTGCACGAATTGGAAGAATTGTATTTGCAGGACAACGGTCTAAGACGGTTGGACCCGTACGCTCTGACCGCTTTGAAGAAGTTGAAGGTATTGGATCTCGCGAACAATCATCTCACCGTCCTCCACGAGGCCATATTTCAAGAGGGTTTGCCGATCAAGACACTGAATTTGAAGAATTGTTCCATCATAAGCATAGAGGGCGGAGCTTTCAGGGGTCTCGACAATTTATCCGATCTGAATCTGGACGGCAATCACTTGACAGTTTCCGCGTTGTTGAATCTGCGCGTGTCGGGTCTTCGAACGTTGGCCGCATCCGGGAACAACTTCAGCCAAATATCGGAGCACAGCTTGAACGGGTTACCGTCTCTACAGGAATTGTATCTGGACAAAGCGCACATCTCCCAATTACCCGAGGTTATATTCGTGTTGAATCGGAACTTGGCACGGTTGCATCTGAACAAAAACGATCTACGCAATTTGCCGCCGGGCATCTTCGACAGGCTGGCTTCCCTCAGAGAGATCCGTCTCGATTACAATCGGTTCCAGGATATACCGTATTCAGCCCTGGCTAATGCCCTTAACCTCGAGATCCTCACGTTGTCCAATAATCAAATCGTGAACGTGGACGTGGCCAGTTTCGCCAGTCTTAAACACCTGAGAGAATTGGACCTGAGCCACAATCGAATCGAGACGATGTCCGGCTTCGCAACGGCCAATCTCTCGTGCCTCATCTCCGTCGATCTCAGCCACAACCACCTGAACGCGCTCCCGGCCAATTTCTTCGCCCATTCTTCCATGCTTCGCAAAGTGGACCTATCCGAG
This window harbors:
- the LOC107993373 gene encoding chaoptin isoform X5, which codes for MPVRRAVIFSPRAFSSMEGSKYEDRVDERRRSAMTRMRRRCSRERGRKFFNRATRRALELILHLLLIHNFAGTGGAAGQIAECPPPETIPGCPCYNFDDGLFLECAGATEDTLRSTLLSVLSVSGTGTMVQSLSVYELDKSVEELKEGSFPAGSQIRHLQISHSSLREISEGAFANLKDSLESLALLSSRLLHVPQKSLADLRKLAALDLEANLIQDLSSYCFYGLKLMKLTLKGNQISKISEYAFAGLEDSLSDLDLTENKLKLFPMAPLRRLESLASLRLAWNEISELPDDSYSLLGSLLILDLSSNNFEKLSEDCLRSCPILHTLSFYYNSIETIHKNAFVSLKELESIDLSYNKIVFLDVATFKGNERLRNIELSNNHIHYIGGVFARLPELRELYLAENNILEIPGDAFVGSVSLAVVYLQQNAIRRIDGRGLTDLNQLAQLHLSNNYIEKVPREFLEHCENLSSLSLDGNKIHELQPGTFIKLHQLRELRLQDNNITEVKRDVFTPLPSLLELHLQNNAITDMETGALRTLNSLQHVNLQGNQLTVLGDVFQLSASESSSGGSSLVSIQLDSNGLAVLHNDSLRGQASVRIMWLGHNKLTHLQAPLFRDLLLVERLYLTNNSISRIEDGAFQPMQALKFLELSMNKLSHVTARTFSELHELEELYLQDNGLRRLDPYALTALKKLKVLDLANNHLTVLHEAIFQEGLPIKTLNLKNCSIISIEGGAFRGLDNLSDLNLDGNHLTVSALLNLRVSGLRTLAASGNNFSQISEHSLNGLPSLQELYLDKAHISQLPEVIFVLNRNLARLHLNKNDLRNLPPGIFDRLASLREIRLDYNRFQDIPYSALANALNLEILTLSNNQIVNVDVASFASLKHLRELDLSHNRIETMSGFATANLSCLISVDLSHNHLNALPANFFAHSSMLRKVDLSENKFRQIPSVALSGQNLPGLTWLNLTRNPLNRIHVLPSEAKYPVLQEVHISGTNLSIVTSQDFEAFPALLHLYLSQNSVSRVSPGAFRSLPNLLTLHLGMNSLDILPKERLQGMEHLRILNLTHNLLKELDEFPEDLKSLQILDLSYNQIGIVGKVTFKNLVSLVELHLYGNWINAISSEAFRPLKKLRLLDLSRNYLENLPLNAFRPLETQIRSLRAEENPLICGCESQELWEWLRDHQKLVSGVGGGRGRGRNGVGVGDVEDGLLKCQQPPELQGLVFLDLDPHEFCSAPLILKLAIQDIQPFSVLVSWQSRNHSGLHGYQVAYHALDNVDEVRGKLLDPKARSVRLTKLASDTRYLICVLGLGSWGTSIPEDIGSWQWNASHDDVIEGSARPAMVNSLTSQCTEVRTLDAPDSIVGDGTMSDRGGLANILTRRLGLIVGSCMGFVVFVVLISVLGYMKMKKQRSTEKRDQPLSSNPQAYMSYRHFSLQSGDRADNACPSFISNIGTTPLNS